The genomic segment GACGTCTCACGAGGCCGGGCATCTGCCCGGCCTTTTTTGTGTCCGCTGCCCCGTTTCCTGCCCCGCAATCGCGGGACCATTTCGCCAATAGGTTGACCCGCTCGCCAACCTCAGGCACACCCTGTAGCCGGTTTATTCAGGCAGGTGCAGATGAAACGGCTGGTGATCGTGCTTTGGCTCCTCTCGGGGGTGTGGGCGGCGCCCGTTGTCGCCAGTGACGTGCTGCGCTGCGGTTCACGTCTGGTGCAGACCGGCGCAACACCGGCCGAGGTTCAGGCCCTGTGCGGTGAACCGGTGTTTCGTGACGACTGGGGGGTTGCGCCCACCGGCGGCTTCGGCCCGACGCGGAGCGTTGAGCAGTGGACCTATGACTTTGGCCCCAGCCAACTGCTTCAGGTGCTGCTGTTTCGTGACCAGCAGTTGCAGTCGATCACCGCAGACGGGTACGGCCTGTCGCGGCGACCCGGCGGTGGCTGCCGCCACACCGACATCGTGCCGGGCCTTTCGAAATACCGGCTGCTGGCGCGCTGCGGCGAGCCGACCAGCGCCGAAGCCTTTCACGTGCTGGCGCCGCCACGCCACCCGCGGCATGGCCCCTTCGACCGGTACGGTTACCCGCCGCAGGTGATCGAGGTCTTCCGCGAAAACTGGGTCTACAACTTTGGCCCCGGTACCCTGCAGCGGTTGCTGACCCTGGAAAACGGTCGCGTGGTGACGGTCGACAACGGCAAGCGCGGATTCTGACCCACCCGCTGTAACGCGTGCGCCGGTGGGCCCGTTGCCCGGGCGCTGCGGCCAATCCGGGCGCGATCCTGCGGTTCATACTCGTTATCCCGTTCATCGCACTCCGGAGCTGACAATGGCCAAACGTGACCTCACGGGCAGCGGCCTGGCGTTGGTCAACCGCCTCGCCAAACTGCCGTTCATGCAACGGCCCGGCGTCAAGGTTTTTTCCGAAAAGGCGCTGGCGGTCGGGACCCGCGGCGGCTTTCAGGCCATCAGGGCGGCGCAACAATCGTTCAAGGCGGTCAAGGGACTGGGCCAGCCCGCACGAATGGCCACAGCACCGTCGGCTGAGTTGTTCGACCTGACCCCCAGCGACGAGCAACAGATGCTCATTGATGCGGCGCGCAGCTTTGCCGATGGCGAATTGCGACCCGCTGCAGGCCCGGCCAACGAGGCGTTGGCGGCGCCGGACGCCCTGCTTGCCGCCGCCGATGGCCTGGGCTTCGCCCTGCTCAACATCCCCGAAGCCCTGGGCGGCGCGGGGCAGACGCGCGAGGCCGTCACCAACGTGCTGACCACCGAAGCGCTGGCCTACGGTGATCTCAGCCTCGCCGTGGCCTGTCTGGCCCCCGTCTCGGTGGCCACGGTGCTCGCCGATCTCGGCAGTGGCGAGCAGCAGGCGACCTATCTGTCGGCGTTCACCGGCGAGCGGCTGCCGAGTGCCGCGCTGGCCTTGATGGAACCGCAGCCGCTGGCCGATCCGATACAGCCACAAACCACGGCCATCGCCACCACCGGCGGCTACCGGCTGACCGGCGAGAAATCGCTGGTGGTGCGCGGCGCCGACGCCGAGTTACTGATCGTCAGTGCCATGCTCAAGGACCGACCCCATCTGTTCATCGTCGAAGGCGGCAGCGCCGGGCTGAGCGTGGCGCCCGAACCGGCGATGGGCCTGCGTGCCGCCAGCACGGTGCGCCTGAAGCTGGACGACGTGGCCGTGCCGGCGCGTGCCCTGTTGGGCGATGCCGACAGTCTCGAAGGCGTGGTGCTGCGCTCACGGCTGGCGTGGCGCGCCCTGGGCTGTGGCACCGGCCGGGCGGTGCTGGATTTCGTGATGCCCTATGTCAACGAGCGTCAGGCCTTCGGTGAGCCCATCAGCCACCGCCAGTCGGTCGCCTTCGCAATCAGCGACATGGCCATCGAACTGGAAGGCCTGCGGCTGCTCACGCTGTGCGCCGCCAGCCGGCTCGATGCCGGCCAACCCGCTGCCCGCGCGCTGGCGTTGGCGCGGCAATTCACCCAGCACAAGCTGGCGAAGATCGGTTCGGACGGCGTGCAACTGCTCGGCGGCCACGGCTTCACCAAGGAATATCCCGTCGAGCGCTGGTACCGCGATCTGCGGGCCTGCGCGGTGATGGACGGCGTGCTCGTCGTTTGAGGAGAACAACATGATTCATCTCGAAACCCCGAAAAAATTCAGGCCGCTGGTCAAGCAGGCGCAGCAGGTCGCGCAGGAAATCTTCCGCCCCAACTCGCGTCATTACGACCGCGCCGAACACGAGGCGCCTCAAGAGCTGGAACTGCTTGCCGCGCTGCTCGATGGCCTGAATGCTGCCGGCGGCACCAGCGGTGCGGGCGCGGCCGGCGTGCGGCGCGACGACACCGGCGACGCAAACAACCGCAACGGCGCCAATCTGAGCACCGTGCTGGGCGTGATGGAATTGTGCTGGGGCGACGTCGGGCTGCTGCTGGCCATGCCGCGACAGGGCCTCGGCAACTCGGCCATCGCCTCGGTGGCCACGCCCGAGCAACTCGAGCGCTTCGCCGGCCGCTGGGCCGCGATGGCGATCACCGAGCCGCACTGCGGCAGCGACTCGGCGGCGATCCGCACCACCGCCAGGCTAGACGGCGATCACTACGTTCTGAACGGCGAAAAGATCTACGTCACCAGCGGTGAGCGCGCCGATCTGGTGGTCGTCTGGGCGACCCTGGACAAGGACGTGGGCCGCGCGGCGATCAAGAGCTTCGTGGTCGAAAAAGGCATCCCCGGCTTCGAACTGGTGCGGCTGGAACACAAGCTCGGCATCAAGGCCTCCGACACCGCCGCGTTCGTGCTGAAAGACGTGCGGGTCCCTAAGGAAAACCTGCTGGGCTCGCCCGACATCGACGTGGGCAAGGGGTTTGCCGGGGTCATGCAAACCTTTGACAACACCCGGCCGCTGGTGGCCGGCATGGCGGTGGGGCTGATGCGCGCCTGCCTCGATGAAACCCGCGCGCAGCTTGAGGTCGCCGGCATCGAGATCGACTACGGCGCTCAGCCGTCCCGCATGTCATCGGCCGCCGCGCAGTTCATCGCCCTGGAAGCCGACTATGAGGCAGCCCGCCTGCTGACCCTGCAGGCCGCGTGGATGGCCGACAACCGCAGGCCGAACTCGCTGCAGGCGTCCATCGCCAAGGCCAAGGCCGGGCGGGGTGCCGTCGACGTGGCGCTGGGCTGCATTGCGCTGCTCGGTGGCGCCGGCTTTAGCGAGCACCACTTGCTGGAAAAATGGGCGCGCGACGCCAAGATTCTCGATATCTTCGAGGGCACCCAGCAGATTCAGTTGCTGATTATCGCCCGTCGATTACTGAACAAGTCATCTGCTGAACTCAAATAAGGATTGACCTCGCATGGCCGAACTGGCTGCCGTCACCACCGGGCGCTTCTGGCTCGACGATTCGCAGATTGCCTACGAACGCTGGGGCCGCGCCGGTGACCCGCCACTGATCCTGCTGCACGGCATCCTGCTGGACTCGGGCATCAATCGCGGGCTGGCGCGCAAGATGGTCCGCGAGGGCTACGAGGTGGTGTTGCTCGACTTTTTCGGCCACGGCCGCAGCGACCGCAGCAGTGATCCCAAGGACCACCGCGCCGACTTTTACGCCGAACAGGTGCTGGCCGTGATGGACCATCTGGGCTTCAACAAGGCGGTCATCGGCGGCGTTTCGCTGGGCTGCATCGTGTCGCTGCACGTCGCCCACAAGGCACCCGAGCGGGTGCAGGCGATGCTCCTCGAAATGCCGGTGATGGAATGGTCGGCGCCGTGGGCCATCATCATGCTCGGACCGCTGCTGGTCAGCTCGCGCTATCTGCCGTTTCTGCAAGGGCCGTTCGCCCGCTGGCTGGCCAAACGTCCGCGCCCGCGCAACGAAGTCGCAGCGTCAGTGATTAACACCCTGTCGATGACGCCGAGTCATATGGCCGCGGTGCTGCACGGCGTCCTCGTGGGTTCGATCGTGCCGACCGAGCAGCAGCGCCAGAAACTGACCATGCCCACGCTGATCATTGCCCACGCCCGCGACCGGCTCCACGAGTTTCAGGACGCTTACGTGCTCCACCAGGAGCTGTCGCAGTCGCGTCTGCTCAAGGCCAACAGCATTCTTGAATTGCGCCTCAAACCGCAGCGACTGTGGCCGCAGATCAGCCAGTTTTTGCAGGATGTGAAGCCCGGCAAGAAGCGGACGGCCGGGCGACGCAAATCGGTGTGAGCGGCGCCTGCATCACATTGCGGAAGCGGATGAATGCGAGTGCTATTCTTCGAACATCACTCGTCGCGGGGAGCTCGGATGGACGTTGCGAAGGCCTTGGGTTCAACGCTGCTGTTCCAGGATTTCTCACCTGAGGAACTCGCATTACTGGCGAGTACGACCGTCGAGGAAACACTCCCGGCCGGCGAGACCCTGTTTCGCGAAGGTGACATCGGCAATTCGATGTTCGTGATCATGCTCGGCGGCGTGAAAGTCATGAAGCGCAACGAACACGGTGACGACGAGGAGCTGGCACGGCTCGGCAGTGGTGACTGCTTTGGAGAGATGGCCGTGCTGGATTCCGGTCACGCCCGCATCAGCACGATCTCGGCGCTCGAGCAGACCACCCTGCTGGTGATTTCGCAGCCGCAGGTCGAAGCTCTTTGCGCGCGGCACAGTGGCTTTGGCCGCAGTTTTTATCGCGAAATTGCCCGCAGACTTTCTCGTCGCCTGAGCATAACGTCCAGTGATGTGACGCACTACCGAGCGCTGTGGCGCAGCCTCCGCCGTCACTGAGACCAGGGCTGGCAAGCGCCTGGTGCTGCCACTGCCACTGCCAGCCGTGCCACGGCGCAGTCAGTCAACTCAGAAACCCGCCATCCACGGTCAATGTCGTGCCCGTGACATAGCTCGCCGCATCCGACACCAGATACAGCACGGCCGGCGCGATCTCGTTCGGTTGGGCGACCCGGCCCAGCGGAATGCTGGGCAGAAAGTGATCGAGCATCTCCTGGTTGGTGGTGAGGGCCGACGCGAATTTGGTGTCGG from the Polycyclovorans algicola TG408 genome contains:
- a CDS encoding DUF2845 domain-containing protein, yielding MKRLVIVLWLLSGVWAAPVVASDVLRCGSRLVQTGATPAEVQALCGEPVFRDDWGVAPTGGFGPTRSVEQWTYDFGPSQLLQVLLFRDQQLQSITADGYGLSRRPGGGCRHTDIVPGLSKYRLLARCGEPTSAEAFHVLAPPRHPRHGPFDRYGYPPQVIEVFRENWVYNFGPGTLQRLLTLENGRVVTVDNGKRGF
- a CDS encoding acyl-CoA dehydrogenase family protein, whose amino-acid sequence is MAKRDLTGSGLALVNRLAKLPFMQRPGVKVFSEKALAVGTRGGFQAIRAAQQSFKAVKGLGQPARMATAPSAELFDLTPSDEQQMLIDAARSFADGELRPAAGPANEALAAPDALLAAADGLGFALLNIPEALGGAGQTREAVTNVLTTEALAYGDLSLAVACLAPVSVATVLADLGSGEQQATYLSAFTGERLPSAALALMEPQPLADPIQPQTTAIATTGGYRLTGEKSLVVRGADAELLIVSAMLKDRPHLFIVEGGSAGLSVAPEPAMGLRAASTVRLKLDDVAVPARALLGDADSLEGVVLRSRLAWRALGCGTGRAVLDFVMPYVNERQAFGEPISHRQSVAFAISDMAIELEGLRLLTLCAASRLDAGQPAARALALARQFTQHKLAKIGSDGVQLLGGHGFTKEYPVERWYRDLRACAVMDGVLVV
- a CDS encoding acyl-CoA dehydrogenase family protein — translated: MIHLETPKKFRPLVKQAQQVAQEIFRPNSRHYDRAEHEAPQELELLAALLDGLNAAGGTSGAGAAGVRRDDTGDANNRNGANLSTVLGVMELCWGDVGLLLAMPRQGLGNSAIASVATPEQLERFAGRWAAMAITEPHCGSDSAAIRTTARLDGDHYVLNGEKIYVTSGERADLVVVWATLDKDVGRAAIKSFVVEKGIPGFELVRLEHKLGIKASDTAAFVLKDVRVPKENLLGSPDIDVGKGFAGVMQTFDNTRPLVAGMAVGLMRACLDETRAQLEVAGIEIDYGAQPSRMSSAAAQFIALEADYEAARLLTLQAAWMADNRRPNSLQASIAKAKAGRGAVDVALGCIALLGGAGFSEHHLLEKWARDAKILDIFEGTQQIQLLIIARRLLNKSSAELK
- a CDS encoding alpha/beta fold hydrolase; the protein is MAELAAVTTGRFWLDDSQIAYERWGRAGDPPLILLHGILLDSGINRGLARKMVREGYEVVLLDFFGHGRSDRSSDPKDHRADFYAEQVLAVMDHLGFNKAVIGGVSLGCIVSLHVAHKAPERVQAMLLEMPVMEWSAPWAIIMLGPLLVSSRYLPFLQGPFARWLAKRPRPRNEVAASVINTLSMTPSHMAAVLHGVLVGSIVPTEQQRQKLTMPTLIIAHARDRLHEFQDAYVLHQELSQSRLLKANSILELRLKPQRLWPQISQFLQDVKPGKKRTAGRRKSV
- a CDS encoding Crp/Fnr family transcriptional regulator; translated protein: MLFFEHHSSRGARMDVAKALGSTLLFQDFSPEELALLASTTVEETLPAGETLFREGDIGNSMFVIMLGGVKVMKRNEHGDDEELARLGSGDCFGEMAVLDSGHARISTISALEQTTLLVISQPQVEALCARHSGFGRSFYREIARRLSRRLSITSSDVTHYRALWRSLRRH